One genomic segment of uncultured Desulfobacter sp. includes these proteins:
- a CDS encoding peptidoglycan-binding domain-containing protein, producing the protein MDEPKSNFDNAEFLNHFRLNTDPFSSGREDLIFFHSFNLNANQPLTAEQTIVYIQFVLNAAGANHQIIIEEKTHQEVFRLSTGRVDQIRAIMDRALHNAFKDRTRTITKKYVEDTFIVPKRWRNVFKSLTFNSVITKIIIAAVLFGLIATALVFWSGKGEKTQSLKPEPIPPVAKKENIQAPEPLPTLHKIDEKPIQYRDDKLIEFLTAYNLEIYEPLFLKAIFSENFDDISDRIYNETGMMLIHFTSLPAIVEKKYHIYEKILLNPVHIRFFLFWKPTLMISKYENGIKGREIRQLQTMLQKIDLYHDEIDGIVDTKLTRSLIRFQRRNQLEQTEFPDITTLFFLTILSE; encoded by the coding sequence ATGGATGAACCAAAATCTAATTTTGATAATGCTGAATTTTTAAATCATTTTCGATTAAACACCGATCCGTTCTCGTCCGGCCGGGAAGATCTTATATTTTTCCATAGCTTCAATCTAAATGCCAATCAACCATTAACTGCTGAGCAGACCATTGTATATATCCAATTTGTATTAAATGCTGCCGGCGCAAACCACCAAATCATTATCGAAGAAAAAACCCATCAGGAAGTATTTCGTTTGTCCACGGGCAGGGTTGACCAGATCAGGGCAATTATGGATCGGGCGCTTCATAACGCATTTAAAGATCGCACAAGAACCATTACTAAAAAATATGTTGAAGACACATTTATCGTACCAAAAAGGTGGAGAAATGTTTTCAAATCGTTAACTTTCAACTCAGTCATTACCAAAATAATCATCGCTGCCGTATTGTTCGGCTTGATTGCCACAGCCTTAGTCTTTTGGAGCGGCAAAGGAGAAAAAACGCAAAGTCTTAAGCCGGAACCAATACCACCCGTCGCGAAGAAAGAAAATATACAGGCCCCGGAACCGCTCCCCACCTTGCATAAAATAGATGAAAAACCGATTCAATATAGAGATGATAAGCTGATCGAATTTTTAACGGCATATAACCTTGAAATATATGAACCGCTTTTTTTGAAGGCAATCTTCTCAGAAAACTTTGACGACATTAGCGATAGAATCTACAACGAAACAGGAATGATGCTGATTCATTTCACTTCATTACCTGCGATTGTCGAAAAGAAATATCACATTTATGAAAAAATTCTATTGAACCCTGTACACATCCGCTTCTTTTTATTCTGGAAGCCCACCCTGATGATATCAAAATATGAAAACGGAATTAAAGGTCGCGAAATCAGACAACTTCAGACTATGTTACAAAAAATTGATTTATACCATGATGAAATTGACGGCATTGTAGACACCAAACTGACCCGGTCGCTCATCAGATTCCAACGCCGGAACCAGCTTGAACAAACCGAATTTCCCGATATAACCACTCTGTTTTTTCTGACAATCCTGTCTGAATAG
- a CDS encoding roadblock/LC7 domain-containing protein, with product MFNKEQLNAIDTIIKSHLIDSGVENVIYIDMAGNSITQHDNGNSNLDYMAFAALAAGNFAAVDAMAKLIGESEFSLLFHKGEKSSIHFSKVTENTILITMFPKSISLGIVRLKVSKVVTEINEICST from the coding sequence ATGTTTAATAAAGAACAGCTTAATGCCATTGACACGATAATCAAGTCGCACCTGATTGATTCAGGTGTTGAGAATGTGATTTATATTGATATGGCCGGCAATTCAATCACCCAGCATGATAATGGGAATTCAAATCTGGATTACATGGCATTCGCGGCACTTGCGGCTGGAAACTTTGCCGCAGTCGACGCTATGGCTAAACTTATCGGGGAGTCTGAGTTTTCACTATTGTTTCATAAAGGGGAAAAATCAAGTATACATTTCAGCAAAGTAACGGAAAATACAATTTTGATTACCATGTTTCCCAAATCAATTTCCTTGGGGATCGTCCGGTTAAAAGTGTCCAAAGTCGTTACAGAGATCAATGAGATTTGCAGTACCTGA
- a CDS encoding GTPase domain-containing protein produces MALVNVKTKEVKVKIVYYGPGRGGKTTNLEYINKTYRDQIKSEMVSLKTQDDRTLFFDFLPFDIGRIKGFKVIIQLYTVPGQVKYNATRRLVLKGVDGIVFVADIQKFQRKRNIESLNQLYENLKTHNLDLFDLPLVMQYNKVDLRNKGEDVIPTKILQQDLNSVLRVPAFEASALGGGNVMKTLKKIISMTLASIQDQLF; encoded by the coding sequence TTGGCACTTGTAAATGTAAAAACAAAAGAAGTTAAAGTTAAAATAGTCTATTACGGCCCTGGACGGGGCGGTAAAACAACCAATCTCGAGTATATTAACAAGACCTACAGAGATCAAATTAAATCCGAGATGGTCAGCTTGAAAACCCAGGACGACAGGACCCTTTTCTTTGATTTCCTCCCTTTTGACATTGGACGGATTAAGGGGTTTAAAGTTATTATCCAGCTTTATACAGTCCCGGGCCAGGTAAAATACAATGCGACCCGCCGTCTCGTTCTCAAAGGGGTGGATGGTATTGTTTTTGTCGCGGATATTCAAAAATTCCAGCGTAAACGGAATATTGAATCTCTGAACCAGCTTTACGAAAATTTGAAAACTCATAACCTGGACCTGTTTGATCTGCCCCTGGTGATGCAATATAACAAAGTCGATCTGCGCAACAAAGGGGAGGATGTGATACCTACAAAAATCTTACAACAAGATTTAAATTCGGTACTCCGTGTCCCGGCATTTGAAGCGAGTGCTCTTGGTGGTGGCAATGTGATGAAAACGCTCAAAAAAATTATTTCCATGACACTTGCATCCATTCAGGATCAGCTTTTCTAA
- a CDS encoding DUF4388 domain-containing protein, with product MNFQGDFEGLALASIFQLLCNDERTGMLTVTGNDDTSRVFFNNGTIVYATASLKEARLGFLLRTNGVISEQQLKKCLDLAKESKAHLGKILVNKGYISLETLKKYNIRQVETILYNLFFCEKGKFDYKDEKLNLKGMIVTQLNPMKLILEASRRIDELSVLKKCIPSDKMVYKMSGTVPNKNEIKLNANEWCVLSLVDGTRTVRQIINQSGYDDFAVYKILFSVISSGMIVEKEEVSLNGEGDEDDYSAIITVYGDLISVILKTLTNELGDHTSAVFEDAKKDLPEQFQQILKTYSPYNDKRPNLTQISNAMVHVSPAEDRRKILITGFNEYCYRILKNMGNILGTKSLLKVVDDLEKMLSYVEKYQTSSVEKDKIVNDFSSIIMDIKAEFKTKGKGGIFSFFS from the coding sequence GTGAATTTTCAGGGAGACTTTGAAGGCCTGGCACTGGCAAGTATCTTTCAGTTATTGTGCAATGACGAAAGAACTGGGATGTTGACCGTTACCGGCAATGACGATACAAGCCGGGTTTTTTTCAATAACGGCACCATCGTTTATGCCACAGCATCACTTAAAGAGGCGCGACTGGGTTTTTTATTGAGAACCAATGGCGTAATTTCCGAACAACAGTTGAAAAAATGCCTCGACCTTGCCAAGGAAAGTAAAGCACATCTGGGCAAAATATTGGTTAACAAGGGATATATATCACTGGAAACATTGAAAAAATACAATATCCGCCAAGTAGAAACAATCCTTTACAATCTTTTTTTCTGCGAAAAAGGAAAGTTTGACTACAAGGATGAAAAATTAAACCTCAAGGGGATGATTGTTACCCAGCTCAATCCCATGAAATTGATACTTGAGGCGTCCAGACGAATTGATGAATTATCCGTACTGAAAAAATGTATCCCTTCGGACAAGATGGTTTACAAAATGTCGGGAACTGTCCCGAACAAAAATGAAATAAAACTCAATGCAAATGAATGGTGTGTGCTTTCTCTTGTGGATGGCACGCGGACAGTTCGCCAGATAATTAACCAGAGCGGGTATGATGATTTTGCCGTATACAAAATTTTGTTTTCCGTGATTTCATCCGGAATGATTGTGGAAAAAGAGGAAGTCTCACTGAACGGCGAAGGAGATGAAGACGATTATTCTGCTATTATCACAGTATACGGCGATCTTATTTCAGTTATCCTTAAAACCTTGACAAACGAACTGGGAGACCATACCAGTGCCGTCTTTGAAGATGCCAAAAAAGACCTTCCCGAACAATTCCAGCAAATTCTTAAAACCTATTCCCCTTACAATGACAAAAGACCCAACTTGACGCAGATTTCAAATGCCATGGTTCACGTGTCCCCTGCTGAAGATAGAAGAAAAATTTTAATAACCGGATTCAATGAATACTGTTACCGTATATTAAAAAATATGGGCAATATACTCGGCACAAAATCCTTGCTCAAAGTCGTCGATGATCTTGAAAAAATGTTGAGTTATGTCGAAAAATACCAGACCAGTTCCGTTGAGAAAGATAAAATCGTAAATGATTTCAGCAGCATTATTATGGATATCAAAGCAGAATTCAAAACGAAAGGCAAAGGCGGTATTTTTTCTTTTTTTTCCTGA
- the cmoA gene encoding carboxy-S-adenosyl-L-methionine synthase CmoA → MYKDRVFAEKRTTITPFRFNEKVARVFEDMLVRSVPLYGEVLKQQARIARQYYKPGTQIFDLGCSHGNLGVLLLDCFDGVRFKMIAVDSAEPMIQRFKRRLAVHDSHGCIDLACACIENIVISNASVVVINLTLQFLDAEKRDCLIQSAFNGLCKGGILLLTEKTIHPDPQMNALEQEYYYQFKRENGYTELEISQKRDALERVLVPETVADHENRIQKAGFSSFNVWLKWFNFTSMMAVK, encoded by the coding sequence ATGTATAAAGACAGGGTATTTGCAGAAAAACGGACCACGATTACACCTTTCAGGTTCAATGAAAAAGTAGCCCGGGTATTTGAAGATATGCTGGTCAGATCAGTGCCGCTGTACGGTGAAGTACTTAAACAGCAGGCAAGGATTGCCCGGCAGTACTATAAACCCGGAACACAGATTTTTGACTTGGGCTGTTCCCATGGCAATTTGGGCGTTTTACTTCTTGACTGCTTCGACGGTGTTAGATTTAAAATGATTGCTGTTGACAGTGCCGAGCCCATGATCCAGCGGTTTAAAAGACGGCTTGCCGTCCATGACAGCCACGGCTGTATTGATCTTGCCTGTGCCTGTATTGAGAATATTGTAATTTCAAATGCATCTGTGGTGGTAATCAATTTGACCTTGCAGTTCCTGGATGCTGAAAAGCGGGATTGTCTGATTCAATCCGCCTTTAACGGGCTTTGCAAAGGCGGTATATTGTTGCTCACGGAAAAAACCATTCATCCTGATCCACAAATGAATGCCCTGGAGCAGGAATATTATTACCAATTTAAACGGGAAAACGGATATACGGAACTTGAAATCAGTCAGAAGCGGGATGCCCTGGAACGGGTACTGGTTCCCGAGACCGTGGCAGACCATGAAAACCGTATACAAAAGGCCGGGTTCTCCTCATTCAATGTCTGGCTGAAGTGGTTTAATTTTACATCCATGATGGCTGTTAAATAG
- a CDS encoding endonuclease/exonuclease/phosphatase family protein, which translates to MSKISSISVPKKDKNKTDTPVSVMTFNLRFGLAKDGPHAWEYRKTLVAKILEDYPSDFIGFQEVNHFQAEFLTRSLMHHNHIGWYNKRIERWQNNLILFDSSWECLGHRHFFLSHTPDIPSRLPGSIWPRQCVIGWFKKKNRHLLMVNTHFDFASKVQQESAGLIMEFIKRFPKGIPQIITGDFNTTPGSPAHRCFKSRGYGLVMEGESITTAHDFTGKKTGRHIDWILYRNGLSPVFKQVIQDSFNGLFPSDHYPVRAGFAWTL; encoded by the coding sequence ATGTCAAAGATATCCTCCATATCCGTCCCCAAAAAGGACAAAAACAAGACCGATACCCCGGTCTCCGTCATGACATTTAATCTTCGGTTCGGCCTGGCCAAAGACGGTCCCCATGCCTGGGAATACCGGAAGACTCTGGTAGCAAAAATCCTGGAAGACTACCCTTCAGATTTTATCGGCTTCCAGGAGGTCAATCATTTTCAGGCCGAATTTCTGACCCGGTCACTGATGCACCACAATCACATTGGCTGGTACAACAAAAGGATTGAACGGTGGCAGAATAACCTGATCCTGTTCGATTCGTCCTGGGAATGCCTGGGTCATCGCCACTTTTTTTTAAGCCACACCCCGGACATCCCTTCCCGACTTCCCGGTTCCATATGGCCCCGTCAATGTGTTATTGGATGGTTTAAAAAGAAAAACCGGCATCTGCTCATGGTCAACACTCACTTTGATTTTGCATCCAAGGTCCAGCAAGAAAGTGCCGGTCTAATCATGGAATTTATTAAACGTTTTCCCAAGGGAATACCACAGATCATCACTGGTGACTTTAACACCACCCCGGGTTCGCCTGCCCATCGGTGTTTTAAATCCCGGGGATATGGTCTGGTCATGGAAGGTGAGTCTATTACCACCGCCCACGATTTTACCGGGAAAAAAACAGGGCGTCACATCGACTGGATACTATACAGGAACGGTTTGTCTCCCGTATTTAAACAGGTGATACAGGATTCCTTTAACGGCCTTTTCCCATCCGATCATTACCCGGTTCGGGCCGGTTTTGCCTGGACGCTTTAA
- a CDS encoding transposase translates to MFILRDLTEPLQAEFSNTAQGQKRKVWFAYTLLAVVVPFTSSITSNLLRALQTLFGLKLHSQRFYAFMASPTLPWKKLWQAMWGMIPSPGTDGRIMVALDDSINPKSGRKIFGCAHFHDHAAKSNQSSYPWSQCILAVGLLKKIKSRWACLPLDFRFYMMKKNIEAKSATAKRKGKVLSFESKMTQAATMIKDIRNYFQQPVLVIADSWFGNDGLWSRLGRGEGGFFHLLSRMRTNITLYDLAPVSTGKRKVGRPRKYGSRLGSVADCAACWKKKCRAYMVFLYGKTREVQAYSQIVMLKTMKCPVRVVFVYRKTRYVALMTTNLTLSVEQIIEYYGARWKIESGFKEIKQEIGSSKSQVRNSESVLNHLNFCMMATTLTWIYADRLENAPDRRHKIRGRAGFAFSDVRKTIAEAALSSDFYRVCPVPGQNPQKSFVKTLLRMVA, encoded by the coding sequence ATGTTTATATTACGTGATTTGACAGAGCCTTTGCAAGCTGAATTTTCTAATACAGCTCAGGGACAGAAAAGAAAAGTCTGGTTTGCATACACGTTGCTCGCTGTAGTGGTACCGTTTACATCATCAATCACCTCTAACCTGTTACGTGCCCTTCAAACTTTGTTTGGTCTAAAACTGCATAGCCAGAGGTTTTATGCATTTATGGCGAGTCCAACACTGCCATGGAAAAAATTATGGCAAGCTATGTGGGGAATGATTCCGTCACCAGGTACAGACGGACGAATAATGGTAGCACTGGATGATTCCATAAACCCAAAAAGTGGTAGGAAAATTTTTGGTTGCGCACATTTTCACGATCATGCAGCAAAGTCAAACCAGAGTTCATATCCATGGTCACAGTGTATTCTGGCAGTAGGATTATTGAAAAAAATAAAATCTCGATGGGCCTGCCTGCCCCTTGATTTTCGTTTTTATATGATGAAAAAGAATATTGAGGCAAAATCTGCTACTGCCAAACGAAAAGGGAAGGTTCTTTCCTTTGAAAGCAAGATGACACAGGCTGCCACGATGATAAAGGATATTCGAAATTATTTTCAGCAACCAGTGTTAGTTATTGCAGATAGTTGGTTTGGCAATGACGGCCTCTGGTCCAGGCTGGGTCGTGGTGAAGGCGGCTTTTTCCATCTACTCTCTCGTATGCGAACAAATATTACGCTATATGATCTTGCCCCTGTTTCTACAGGAAAACGCAAGGTTGGTCGCCCACGAAAATATGGCAGCCGTCTGGGTTCTGTGGCTGATTGTGCAGCATGCTGGAAAAAAAAGTGCCGGGCTTATATGGTTTTCTTGTACGGCAAAACAAGGGAAGTACAGGCGTATTCACAAATCGTTATGTTGAAAACGATGAAATGTCCGGTACGAGTTGTTTTTGTTTATCGGAAAACACGATACGTTGCTCTCATGACCACAAATTTAACGCTTTCTGTTGAGCAAATTATAGAATATTATGGCGCACGCTGGAAAATAGAATCCGGATTTAAGGAGATCAAGCAGGAAATTGGTAGCTCAAAATCACAAGTTCGGAATTCGGAATCCGTACTGAATCATCTTAACTTCTGCATGATGGCCACAACGCTGACATGGATCTATGCCGACAGGTTGGAAAATGCACCAGACAGAAGACATAAAATTCGGGGACGAGCCGGATTTGCATTTTCTGATGTGCGCAAGACTATAGCGGAGGCAGCATTGAGTTCTGATTTTTATAGGGTTTGCCCTGTGCCGGGGCAAAACCCACAAAAATCTTTCGTTAAAACCTTGCTACGCATGGTTGCATAG